The Oncorhynchus tshawytscha isolate Ot180627B linkage group LG16, Otsh_v2.0, whole genome shotgun sequence nucleotide sequence AAAGTGACAAAAAAAGTTGGAACAGTGATTTGCGcaataatgtttttttgtttgaatAACAGTAATAATTATCTTGGTTACAGCTGGGCCGACTTCATAAAATTGAGAAAATCCTTTAGGGCACGGTTTTAATCGCTTAATTACAATGGCGTGTGCTAACAACACAAGACGATAACAAGCAGAACGAGAGGGCTGCTTTCCTGGCAGTGCTATGCTGACGTGTTTATTATCACACAGGGTATAGCTAagatacactaccagtcaaaagtgtgaaCATACCTACtcgttccagggtttttctttatttttactattttctacactgcagaattatagtgaagatatcaaaactataaaattacacatatggaatcatgtagtaaccaaaaaagtgtttggtatttgagattcttcaaagtagccaacctttgacttgatgacagctttgcacgctcttgacattctctcaaccagcttcatgaggtagtcacctggaatgcatttcaatgaacaggcgtgccttgttaaaagttactttgtggaatttctttccttcttaatgcgtttcagccaatcagttgtgttgtgacaaggtaggggtggtatacagttgatagccctatttggtaaaagacaaagtccatattatggcaagaacagctcaaataagcaaagataaacgaCAGTCcagcattactttaagacatgaaggtcagtcaatacggaaaacttcaagaactttgaaagtttcttcaagtgccgtcgcaaaaaccatcaagagctataatgaaactggctttcatgaggactgccacaggaaaggaagacccagagttacctctgctgtagaggataaattcattagagttaccagcctcagaaattgcagcccaaataaatgcttcacggagtttaagtaacaaacacatctcaacatcaatctgttcagaggagacggcgtgaatcaggccttcctggtcgaattgatgcaaagaaaccactaataaaggacaccaatatgaagaagagacttgcttgtgccaagaaacatgagcaatggacattagagcggtggaaatctgtcctttggtccgagtccaaatgtgagatttttggttccaaccgccatgtctttgtgagccGCAAAGTAggcgaacggatgatctctgcgtgtgtgtggttcccactgtgaagaatggaggaggaggtgtgatagtgtgggggtgctttgctggtgacaatgtctttgatttatttagaattcaaggcgcagcatggctaccacagcattctgcagcgatacgccatcccatctggtttgcacttagtgggactatcatttgtttttcaatgacccaacacacctccagtttgtgtaagggttatttggccAAGaaaaagagtgatggagtgctgcatcagatgacctggcctccacaatcacccaacctcaacccaattgagatgggttgggatgagttggaccgcagggtgaaagaaaagcagccaacaattgctcagcatgtgtgggaactccttcaagactattggaaaagcattccaggtgaagctggttgagagaatgccaagagtgtgcaaagctgtcatcaaggcaaagggtggctactttgaagaatctcaaataaaaaatgtcttggttactacatgattccatatgtgttatttcaaggtttgatgtcttcactttattctacaatgtagaaaatagtaaaactaaggaaaaacccttgaatgagtaggtgtgtccaaacttttgactgatgcAGTATATAATTATAAGTTGCATGTTTGGGCTTACTTGAGTTGGTCTGAAAAAAACACATAAGATGATCTACGTATGACATCAATATGAAAGGTGCAGAAGAGGTGCAGTTCTTTTGAGTCCTCAGGTATTAACAGTCAAGCGTAGCGTTAAGCTCCTTGTTTTGTGCCTTACTCTGTTGTCAATGTTCAGCGTGCATCACTTCAATCAAAAGTGGTGATCGTCAGTGTTTAAATCATCACACTCATCATTAAACTTGTAAAAGTGTAGCTTATGGAATATATGTTTTAAGATTTAATTTTACACCATCTCaaattcaaaatattttttatgtgCTCTGGTAAGGTTAAGTATGAAAGTGAGAGATATTAAGACAGAATTTATATGCAGCATGAatggtaaaataaagaaaatgattCAGTATAATTAACTGGCTGTGTTGCAGTGTTGTGGAAAGAATGTGGCAGATTATGCAGTAACAGTATCTTTGGCTTGACAAAATCTGTCTGCCTTTTATCTGTCGCCAGGCTTCAAAAGCACAACAAAAACCCACAGACATCCAACATGCAGGAGGCACTGTGTTACTTAACTTGTTTATTTTGTCTGCTGTCACAAggaaagagaaaagggagaagacacagagaaaaaaatccacaaaCCCCAAATATGAAACCTTTTTCATTCTAGAATATTGAAGACAAGACAAACAATGGGTTACTTTGTTACTGTTGAATATAACGAAGGGTGAGTCTCTATTTCTGTGAAGAAAAGGCGGCATGTTAGTTTTGCAGATAAGTGATCCGTGTCCTCCTGCCAAACCTAAACAAATTCCATTTCAGACAGCTCACCTTCATGGCTCGTCCTAATCTCCTCTTCTATCTCCGCTACAGTCACTTGACAtttggggaggaggaaggagggctTTGCTTGGGGAGGATTCAAGGCATTTGCGGTTATTGGAATTCACACAGCTAGGGTTAGAATGATTGGGTGGCAGAGGCCTTTCATTTGGATCAAGGTAATATGTCAGGAGGTTTTTTTTTATCACCAAAAGGATGACATCATCACACATTCAGAATCCCTGCATATCAAGCAAAGGTCTACAATCATCATCACCAGCATAAGGCAATGAACTTTACTGGCAAGTCCATTTCAACAGTCACTGTTGACTTTTATGGCATGCCACTATATTTATTATCATATTCAATACGGTCATCACACTCCTGATAGACTGTAAGTATGTTTGTAGGTATAGGGGAAAGTGTTGTTGGTTGTTTATAAATGTTGTTGTAGACTAATTCGGCAATAAAATAGCCCATGGATAGAGATGTTTAACATGGTCCTGAATGCACAGTATGATCATGGAAATGACCATGTGTTGAACAAAAATCCCTTGAGACGTCTTGTTTATTTTCCTCTGACCCTATTGGGCAAATAATAATTGACGTGGCACCTGAGTGAATTATCtggagagaaaaaacaagcaAAAAGGGAAAGTCTTGGACAGAAAAAGTGACTGAACATAGTTGGCAAAGTGAAAGGTATGACACAAaaaggctttttctctctctctgaaatggCAGTAGACCagcaaagagagacagggagagagaaagaaagagagttcaCTTCATAGTGTGACCTGCCTTGATGTCTGGCACCATTTAATAGTATCTTACGGCAAGATTTTCCAATTATGGTTGGTAAGCAGAAAATATGACTCATTGGATTCAGTTACTTAGTTACAATACTTTGCATTGTGTGACAGTGGGGCGAAATGATTCCAGCCTGAAATATCTGATGAATCTTGCAATTAACACTGCTCTCCTCAAAGAGCATTTGTTATTGAGGAATACGAACACAGTGTAACAGTTTGGGGCTAGCTTGATTCTAAGTACATTCTGCCCGCACCCTTTTTCccactttattttactaggcactTGTTTAGTTCTCACTATTAATAAGCCAGGTTAATTCAACTACATCTGGCTCTCCGTGGTGTCTCATTGATTCATAGTAGGCCTGTGTTCAAAGCATAATCCTAAATGCCAACATGGTATTCATTCATTCAACTGTGTTCATTCCAAAATCAGACCTTTAAAAGTGGTCTAATATCGAGAGTCCAACCGTGTCCCATGCCATCTTCTGTTTAGATCCAGCTATGCCGTCTATTTGAATGAAAAACATTTCATGGGTTTTCTCTCTCATGTGTCTTATAGATTCCTGACAACCAGAGAGTAGATCCCCTGGGATCATGGATGGACTTTGTGAAACGACCCGTAGACAACTTCCCTGGGAAATGCCGCAAACGCAAAAGGCCACTGGTAAATATAACAATGTCTTCAGTAGTGGTTCAAATAAGCTAGCTGATCAAGCACTGGTCTGTTCATTACATTGGTCACGAAGCATCTAGTACGATACATAAGTCGAAATATTGATCATTTTAATATTGAAACAACTTTCTGTGTCAAATCATGTGTAGAGTATATGTATGATGATCCTATATTATTATGTGATGTGTTATTATTTCCTGATCTCTGTCAGCCAGGACCACCAGGCCCTCCTGGTCCTCCAGGCCCCCAGGGGCCTCCTGGATTCCCCGGGGCAGAGATCACCCAGGAGGTCCTCCTCCAGGAGTTCAAAGAGATGATAAAAGGTAATATCATATAAAGACATAAAATGTCATATAAAGACACAACATGTTACAAAGTCTGATCTGGTCCTTCGCTGAGTATAAAAATACATGTTGATTCCAAAACATTGGTGATTGATCAACTGCTACTGCTGATGGATCATTGTTTCTGTGAAGGCTGAAGTATTTCATTAGTAACTGACCATCTGGGGTAGATCTCTGGTCTGAGTGACTGCAAACTCACTACTCTATTGCTGTACTGTAGTACTCAGAGAAAGTTGTTCCTATAGTTCAAAGTCAAGTCCATGTTCTTGTCATCTTTCTAGTTGAGATTCCCATATTCcttctgtgttttcaccagaagctacagagaggagagctgcTGCAGTGGACAAGCAGACTAGTACCAGTCCTAGTCAGATACCCATGACCCTCATTGCCCTGGAAGGAATGACCTCTTACAGGAGGATAGAGGAAGCCTTCCACTGTAAACTCATAGGACCTGTGGTTGTCGACAAGAAGACACTGATGGAGCTACAAAACTTTCAGACGGTACATTTTGGAGGAACAATTGAGAACAATTGTAAAGAATGTAGGAGTTTGTGAAGTATTTGGTCACCCCCTTGACCATCTTCTTTATCCTCTTGTCTTACTCACCATTAAGCCGCCTATTAATCTCCACAATCACTATTCTTTCTttctattttctttttttaaactttttttaaaaTGCAGGTTTGATGTTTTAACCAGCAATGATTCTGGTTATATCCACCTGATGTATAAGAATGAAGCCTGGAATCTTAAGGGATCACCCCTTCCCTAAAGTCTGACAAAGCAGTACCCTGCTTTGAGTTTAGACTGGCTTCTTAGTCCTTACTAAAAAAACATCTCCTTTTACAACGCTCCACATCACTTTCTGGGTGGTATACAAAAGGCACTCTGTCTGTGACTTGGAATATGGTGCGGAGTGGACAAAAATAGACACTGTTTGAAACGGCATGATGTAGAGGAAGAACTATTCCCTGGGACATTCTGAGGCGGGAGGTTAAGAGTAGACAAAGCAAATCAAAAATATTCATCACATAGACAGGTTACAGcaggtataaaataaataaattcatcaaaataacgtttttaatgaaacattttatacaatgggttaccaacatatccATATAATGATTGTTGTTTGTTCTATTGGTTTGGATGCTAGAGGtgtgacccagtcgtttagtctttttgttcagTATCTATGTGTcacgacccagtcgtttgttctaaatgttccattgccatactggctggcaatatTCTTATCCCTTACTTGCTAGCTAGCCATCTAtggccagaataacagcaaagtagctgcatttacatttgtttaagctgttttctagtgacatttatttggatacattcataacaatgagctaatgaggtgcgatttctcctggcatagaaaatgtgctctcttgtcaggacactgttgttcagaagagtcagacagcaacacaatcacttcaaaatgaagctggaaagactgcaaactagctgcacttcatttagttgtacctgttttctattgatatttctttgtatatatacatcaaaatgatgccagctgattcatgatttagactggctgagaaaagctgcctgtctgtctgtctcatcctgacTCCCGAGACATTCAttacagctggagatcgaatttgaatattgaaacaatgttgcaaaatgtcggagagacagacagcaaggtttatacaaatctccgctgttgaaaactaaaaaAACTGTTAGTCTAaaggaaatgtgagataatgtcgagatgcttttatagtggagatcaagtttataagttgcctggctgggctgatgagacagtggattgcgcagtcagatggaccAGAATAAAttggcattttaacgtcatagatttagcaggtggtaacttgtggaatagacaccggctggaatgcggttttcaccaatcagcattcagaattagacccacccattgtataaataGTAATAATGGACTGTGTTATACTGTATTTACGTATATAAAGTGGGTAGTGACTTAGTCAGGCAACGGAATAAATAGCTAGTATTCCAATGTCTGTTGGAAAAGTTCTGATTATTTGCTCGGGTGTTCCCTTTGGCAgacatacatttacattttgtagCTCCTCGATTCACTTTAGCTAGATATCAATTGAGCCTAAATTATCTGTGAGTTATTGTACAACTCCATTCTGCAAGTCACATTGTATTTGTCCTTCCAGCCTCCTGCTAAAGGTGCCTTCCTCAGAGGGACAGGAATGGACCAATCCACAGGACGATTCACAGCTCCCGTTACAGGGATCTACCAGCTCTCTGCTAATGTTCATATTGGTAAAGAATATTTCTCTACTTTAGGGAAACCCAAATATCAGGGAATCATCTTGGGAAATGTATTGATTTGGAAGTTGGATATCAAATATCAAGACAATGCATGAGGGGCATTGAGGCACAATTTATTCAGAGATTTCGCTAAAATATTGTACATCTTCAGAGGATTCTGTGACCTTTTCTTCAGATAGGTGTTTCTGAGCTGGATAATGTATAACCTCAGAGTAACTATGTTTCCTCCCTGAAGACCACAACGAGGTAAAGAGGAGTAAGAGTCAGCTGAGAGCCAGGGATAATGTGCGAGTGCTGATCTGCATCGAATCCCTGTGCCATCGATATACGTGAGTAGGCCTACCCTCAGTCCCAGTCTATTGATCGTCTACCGTTTATCAACAAATATGTATGATGAAGTTTGAAAATCCCTCCAATATCTAGTCACCCTATGAAACAAACTGAAATGAGTCCACTCCACACGTTTTCACCTTGGCATGAAGACCATATGGTTCTTATTTGTTTCCGTCTTATGCAACACTGTTACATGGAATGAGGTAAAAACTATCCCTGACAAAC carries:
- the LOC112216287 gene encoding adipolin isoform X1; its protein translation is MWCGPLVVLAAVFWTQCVLLEGVDAKKERKRPKETPPQHTEAYNTTLSNSEEVGESTKIPDNQRVDPLGSWMDFVKRPVDNFPGKCRKRKRPLPGPPGPPGPPGPQGPPGFPGAEITQEVLLQEFKEMIKEATERRAAAVDKQTSTSPSQIPMTLIALEGMTSYRRIEEAFHCKLIGPVVVDKKTLMELQNFQTPPAKGAFLRGTGMDQSTGRFTAPVTGIYQLSANVHIDHNEVKRSKSQLRARDNVRVLICIESLCHRYTSLEMIVGLESNSKIFTVYVQGLLELQIGQYTSIFVDNGAGASITIQNGSDFMGMLLGV
- the LOC112216287 gene encoding adipolin isoform X2, whose amino-acid sequence is MWCGPLVVLAAVFWTQCVLLEGVDAKKERKRPKETPPQHTEAYNTTLSNSEEVGESTKIPDNQRVDPLGSWMDFVKRPVDNFPGKCRKRKRPLPGPPGPPGPPGPQGPPGFPGAEITQEVLLQEFKEMIKATERRAAAVDKQTSTSPSQIPMTLIALEGMTSYRRIEEAFHCKLIGPVVVDKKTLMELQNFQTPPAKGAFLRGTGMDQSTGRFTAPVTGIYQLSANVHIDHNEVKRSKSQLRARDNVRVLICIESLCHRYTSLEMIVGLESNSKIFTVYVQGLLELQIGQYTSIFVDNGAGASITIQNGSDFMGMLLGV